In Leptospira perdikensis, a single genomic region encodes these proteins:
- a CDS encoding protein-glutamate methylesterase/protein-glutamine glutaminase — protein sequence MKKHTVIVVDDQRSVRSMIKRWIESDPNWEVIGEAANPFEARDLIVEKQPEVMTLDVHMPGMDGIAFLKKLLPQYPMPVIMFSSSTTEGASITLEALEAGAFDYVTKPTGTPESLTEAKEDLLSKLYECLNFNTANLSASVKPSGNSGNNGKQKANFKRKFILIGSSTGGTTALRKLLDDVDESFPPILVAQHMPENFTALFAQRLNSELKVQVKEAKDKELLQTGHVYIAAGNYHLGIQKVGSEYYTRVFQSDKKNGHRPSVDVLFESAIEQEIAGNSIGVILTGMGSDGAKGLLQLKGQGCLTIGQNKETCVVYGMPKVAYELGAVNYQIPLGEIVDKIKEIGSL from the coding sequence ATGAAAAAACATACAGTAATTGTCGTCGATGACCAAAGATCTGTTCGAAGTATGATCAAACGTTGGATCGAATCCGATCCAAATTGGGAAGTGATCGGCGAAGCCGCAAATCCCTTCGAAGCAAGAGACCTAATTGTAGAAAAACAACCAGAGGTTATGACTTTGGATGTGCATATGCCGGGAATGGATGGCATTGCTTTTTTAAAGAAACTGCTTCCTCAGTATCCAATGCCTGTCATTATGTTTAGTTCTTCCACTACGGAAGGTGCTAGTATCACTTTAGAAGCATTAGAAGCTGGTGCCTTTGATTATGTGACAAAACCAACAGGAACTCCAGAGAGTTTAACAGAAGCAAAAGAAGACTTACTCTCCAAACTCTATGAATGTTTAAACTTCAATACTGCAAATCTGAGTGCCTCAGTAAAACCATCCGGTAATTCTGGAAATAACGGAAAACAAAAAGCCAATTTCAAAAGAAAGTTTATATTGATTGGTTCATCTACTGGCGGAACAACTGCCTTACGAAAGTTATTGGATGATGTGGACGAATCATTCCCACCAATCCTTGTGGCACAACATATGCCGGAAAATTTCACCGCTTTGTTTGCTCAAAGACTTAATTCAGAATTGAAAGTCCAAGTGAAAGAAGCCAAGGATAAGGAACTTTTACAAACGGGGCATGTTTATATTGCTGCCGGAAATTACCATTTAGGAATCCAGAAAGTAGGTTCAGAGTATTACACTCGCGTTTTCCAGAGTGATAAAAAAAACGGGCACAGACCTTCTGTTGATGTTTTGTTTGAGTCTGCCATAGAACAAGAGATAGCTGGTAACAGTATTGGCGTCATCTTAACGGGAATGGGAAGCGATGGAGCAAAAGGACTATTGCAACTAAAAGGGCAAGGATGCCTCACCATTGGACAAAATAAAGAGACATGTGTCGTTTACGGAATGCCAAAGGTAGCTTATGAATTAGGCGCGGTCAATTACCAAATCCCACTGGGTGAGATTGTCGATAAAATTAAGGAAATTGGCTCATTATGA
- a CDS encoding response regulator encodes MASILVVDDSPTVLNVVRLALSSQGHSVQACDTGEKALEILNSDPSIQLGIFDFNMPGISGVNLIQESKKIIKNLDFKIIVLSAEDKPDIIANALFNGADAWMVKPFNNQQLIKQVAELFENDASF; translated from the coding sequence ATGGCATCGATCCTAGTAGTAGACGACTCTCCTACTGTTCTCAACGTTGTCCGATTGGCTTTGAGTAGCCAAGGACATTCCGTACAAGCTTGTGACACAGGAGAAAAAGCTCTTGAAATCCTAAATTCCGATCCATCTATTCAATTGGGAATATTTGATTTTAATATGCCTGGAATCAGTGGAGTGAACCTAATTCAAGAATCAAAAAAAATCATCAAAAACCTTGATTTTAAAATTATTGTTTTATCTGCTGAAGACAAACCAGATATCATCGCCAACGCATTGTTTAATGGCGCTGATGCTTGGATGGTTAAACCATTTAACAACCAACAATTGATCAAACAAGTAGCGGAGTTATTTGAAAACGATGCTTCCTTTTGA
- a CDS encoding PAS domain-containing sensor histidine kinase: MLPFEVNVIFAVTVISVVFNTSMVIIIYYLSKHSRSEVKLSYTAFFLAVLVLRNLTLFLFGDSNETIYFFFAETFSLISSCLLVSAVLPILSKKINPISIYISYYVIFVIFVSLLLTDLPFSWKAMPSAFFHAGALVIFGVTVFRLNTYAKAFRFFFITVCLLLTLQRLTFPYLFGLEWYRPLGYTVNTLLMFLFGVGCILFNFNVQTNQLNLSLVELEVLQKTIRDVNVRLLIMYNQLPAIIYNIEFLPEPRTSYISPKMEEITGYGLNFFYENPDFFRDIVIPEDQHKISELYAGNSPIILRMIHANGSLIWTEHYVNVSFDILGIEKRIDVVALDITKSKKTEISLLQEKNLNTTVFENAANLILLTDAKGLIESINSATESILGLRKNDAIGNYIQDVILLPEDRDYLTAVLDDVNEIQKIAESLILRCVTTSNRILYLEWRLGIIRDNQNEPSKIIWIGIDQTSKRAAEIELRDLNKSLEEKVRARTKELQSSNFELNSALYALREAQQKLIQNEKMVSLGQLVSGLAHEINNPIGMIKSSVETLISEWEEEKIHESNIQITELIQFILDTDSDGLRILTGLSNRQARKSLTESLKLHSVPLEEELAELFVDSGIRNLSNAIITKIKSVIRNKEDFLTLRRLLLVKQSSEHILYSVKRLSKITYTLKNFAGLQSNLELNDYSLSDTIHSAVSLYKEHFLRDINLILNLEYSGTVRCIQGDLVQLWSQIIWNSIQAVAVKGTLQIRSFKRSETIHVEIEDSGVGIPQENHSKIFMPFFSTKTTGDGLGLGLYLVKEIANRHNANVEFESAKGRTIFKVSFPLTT; this comes from the coding sequence ATGCTTCCTTTTGAAGTAAATGTAATATTCGCCGTCACCGTCATCTCGGTAGTATTCAATACCTCGATGGTGATTATCATTTACTATCTTTCGAAACATTCAAGATCCGAAGTAAAGTTATCATATACAGCTTTTTTTCTAGCAGTTCTCGTATTACGAAACCTAACTTTATTTCTATTTGGCGACTCAAACGAAACTATTTATTTTTTTTTCGCAGAGACATTTTCATTAATTTCTTCCTGTTTACTGGTTTCCGCCGTTTTACCAATCCTTAGTAAAAAAATTAACCCAATCTCCATTTATATTTCTTATTACGTTATATTCGTCATATTTGTTTCCTTATTATTAACCGACCTACCCTTTTCATGGAAAGCAATGCCTTCGGCCTTTTTTCATGCAGGAGCTTTAGTTATATTTGGTGTAACAGTATTTAGATTAAATACCTATGCAAAAGCATTCCGTTTTTTCTTTATTACTGTTTGCCTCTTACTCACTCTCCAAAGACTTACTTTTCCTTACTTATTCGGGTTAGAGTGGTATAGACCTCTTGGATATACAGTGAACACATTATTGATGTTTCTTTTCGGAGTCGGTTGTATACTTTTTAACTTCAACGTACAAACCAATCAATTAAATCTATCTCTTGTAGAACTCGAAGTATTACAGAAAACGATTAGAGACGTTAACGTTCGCCTTCTTATTATGTACAACCAACTCCCGGCGATCATTTATAATATTGAATTTTTACCTGAACCTAGAACTTCCTACATAAGCCCCAAGATGGAAGAAATTACTGGGTATGGACTCAATTTCTTTTACGAAAACCCAGATTTTTTTAGAGATATAGTCATACCCGAAGACCAACATAAAATTTCAGAACTATATGCAGGTAATTCACCAATCATTTTAAGAATGATCCATGCGAATGGTTCACTGATTTGGACAGAACACTACGTAAATGTTTCTTTTGATATTTTAGGTATTGAAAAACGGATTGATGTGGTTGCTCTTGATATTACAAAATCCAAAAAAACAGAAATTTCTTTACTCCAGGAAAAAAACCTAAACACTACCGTCTTTGAAAATGCAGCAAATTTAATTTTATTAACCGATGCCAAAGGTCTGATTGAAAGCATCAATTCGGCTACAGAATCAATCTTAGGTCTTCGAAAAAACGATGCCATTGGAAATTATATTCAAGATGTCATTTTACTTCCAGAAGATCGTGATTATTTAACAGCAGTTTTGGATGATGTAAATGAAATTCAGAAAATTGCAGAAAGTTTGATCTTACGTTGTGTAACTACTTCCAACCGGATTTTGTATTTAGAATGGAGGCTTGGGATCATTCGTGATAACCAAAACGAACCATCAAAAATCATTTGGATTGGAATTGATCAAACTTCTAAACGAGCAGCGGAAATTGAACTAAGAGACCTCAATAAATCTCTGGAGGAAAAAGTCAGGGCAAGAACAAAAGAACTCCAATCAAGTAACTTCGAACTCAATTCTGCATTATATGCCCTAAGAGAAGCTCAACAAAAGTTAATTCAAAATGAGAAGATGGTTTCTCTTGGGCAACTTGTATCCGGGCTTGCTCATGAAATCAACAATCCCATAGGAATGATTAAATCATCTGTGGAAACATTGATCTCCGAATGGGAAGAAGAAAAAATCCATGAATCCAATATTCAAATCACGGAACTAATACAATTCATCCTCGACACGGACTCAGACGGTCTTCGCATTTTAACCGGACTGTCCAATAGACAAGCAAGGAAATCGCTAACAGAGAGTTTAAAACTACACTCCGTTCCATTAGAAGAAGAACTCGCTGAACTTTTTGTTGATTCGGGTATTCGTAATCTTTCTAACGCAATCATAACTAAAATCAAATCGGTCATTCGCAATAAAGAAGACTTCCTTACTTTACGAAGACTACTACTTGTCAAACAATCGTCAGAACATATTTTATACTCAGTAAAAAGACTTTCAAAAATTACTTATACACTTAAAAACTTTGCCGGATTACAATCCAACCTAGAACTAAACGATTATTCATTATCAGACACAATTCATTCGGCAGTTTCGCTTTATAAAGAACATTTCCTAAGAGATATCAACCTAATACTCAATTTAGAATATAGCGGGACTGTCCGGTGTATTCAAGGTGATCTAGTGCAACTTTGGAGCCAAATCATTTGGAATTCCATCCAAGCAGTTGCTGTAAAAGGTACATTACAAATTCGAAGTTTCAAAAGATCAGAAACCATTCATGTAGAAATAGAAGACTCTGGTGTTGGTATCCCACAAGAAAATCATTCAAAAATATTTATGCCATTTTTTTCTACGAAAACAACTGGGGATGGACTAGGCCTTGGGTTGTATCTGGTAAAAGAAATTGCCAATAGACACAACGCAAACGTTGAATTTGAATCGGCAAAGGGTAGGACAATTTTTAAGGTTAGTTTTCCTCTAACTACTTAA
- a CDS encoding chemotaxis protein CheA translates to MERDDVLEYLLEARESLENIEKELLHFEKSTLDGSLVERELLDTLFRHFHTVKGSSGFFGLTAIVKMAHAAENLLDYLRKNPEAQDEDTLEFLITALDHLNELVEHEESSPSGGDFFSEEQTQFLNKLNQKNESIRILLQQTTEESTNKQALSEFGLFSDDVNKKNNQEEFGLFTTDPKPKVAEEFGLFTTETKQIPVEEFGLFQKSSENVAKETIQIQKADDSSKTDKKNIVKKDIRIDTDKLDSLLDIVGEIVITEPMVTDHADIAKLKLENFHKTALQLKKLIRNLQEITLSLRMVPIAGVFSRMERLVRDTAKKTGKQVQLIISGEDTEIDKSIIEEMYDPLVHIIRNAIDHGLETPDERKEAGKPTQGTIQLTATQSGKEVWIEVRDDGKGLSRDRILNKAISLGLIGYSEAEILQDQEVWDFLFHPGFSTAKEVTDLSGRGVGLDVVRKNVTTLKGFVDVFSVYGQGTTFLIRVPLTLAIIEGLVVRKSETYFILPSVDVKESMYVSNEPINELYKNNHSIQYRTNQISIVDINLLFGKDSDLNEQRTLKEKYVIVTESHEKQMGIVFDEILGNQSIVIKPISPIFKNINGLAGCTILGNGHAGLILDVRKLISQHLTSVTT, encoded by the coding sequence ATGGAAAGAGACGATGTATTAGAATATCTCCTAGAAGCGCGGGAATCACTTGAAAATATCGAAAAGGAATTACTCCATTTCGAAAAATCAACACTCGATGGTAGCTTAGTTGAAAGAGAACTCCTGGATACCTTATTCCGGCATTTCCATACCGTGAAAGGTAGTTCTGGTTTTTTTGGACTGACAGCTATTGTCAAAATGGCTCATGCTGCGGAAAATCTTTTGGATTATTTACGAAAAAATCCGGAAGCACAAGATGAGGATACTCTCGAATTTTTAATCACAGCATTAGATCATCTGAATGAACTTGTAGAACACGAGGAATCCTCACCGTCTGGGGGTGATTTTTTTTCTGAGGAACAAACTCAGTTTTTAAATAAATTAAATCAGAAAAACGAATCCATTCGAATTCTATTACAACAAACTACCGAAGAATCAACCAATAAACAGGCGTTATCCGAATTTGGATTATTTAGTGACGATGTAAATAAAAAAAACAACCAAGAAGAGTTCGGTTTATTCACAACAGATCCAAAACCTAAAGTAGCAGAAGAATTTGGATTATTTACAACGGAAACAAAACAAATACCAGTAGAGGAATTTGGACTTTTCCAAAAATCTTCAGAGAACGTTGCCAAAGAAACCATCCAGATACAGAAAGCGGATGATAGTTCCAAAACTGACAAAAAAAACATTGTAAAAAAAGACATTCGAATCGATACGGACAAGTTAGACTCTCTTCTCGACATTGTAGGAGAAATTGTGATTACCGAACCCATGGTTACCGATCATGCGGATATCGCCAAACTCAAGTTAGAAAACTTTCATAAAACGGCCTTACAACTAAAAAAACTGATTCGAAATTTACAGGAAATCACACTTAGCCTTCGAATGGTACCAATTGCAGGTGTGTTTTCTCGAATGGAAAGGCTTGTTAGAGATACAGCTAAAAAAACAGGGAAACAAGTTCAACTCATCATCTCGGGAGAAGATACCGAAATTGATAAATCCATCATTGAGGAAATGTATGATCCACTCGTGCACATTATCCGCAACGCAATCGACCACGGGTTAGAAACTCCTGATGAAAGAAAAGAAGCCGGAAAACCAACACAAGGAACCATCCAACTAACAGCTACGCAATCAGGAAAAGAAGTTTGGATTGAAGTTCGCGATGATGGAAAAGGCCTTAGCCGAGACCGAATTCTAAACAAAGCTATCTCACTTGGACTCATCGGTTATTCTGAAGCAGAGATTCTCCAAGACCAAGAAGTTTGGGATTTTTTATTCCATCCTGGATTTTCCACTGCTAAAGAAGTAACAGACTTATCAGGTAGAGGTGTTGGGCTTGATGTAGTTAGAAAGAACGTAACTACACTCAAAGGTTTTGTGGATGTATTTTCTGTTTATGGACAAGGTACTACATTTCTTATCCGTGTTCCATTAACTCTAGCCATTATCGAAGGGCTTGTAGTTCGAAAATCAGAGACATATTTTATTTTACCTTCCGTAGATGTAAAAGAATCCATGTACGTTTCCAATGAACCTATCAATGAATTATATAAAAACAATCATAGTATACAATATAGAACCAATCAAATATCCATCGTAGACATTAACCTGTTATTTGGAAAAGATTCTGATTTAAACGAACAAAGGACATTAAAAGAAAAATACGTCATCGTTACAGAATCACACGAAAAACAAATGGGGATCGTATTTGATGAAATTCTTGGGAATCAATCGATTGTTATCAAACCCATCTCACCTATTTTCAAAAACATCAATGGACTTGCCGGTTGTACAATCCTCGGAAATGGACATGCAGGTCTCATTTTAGATGTTAGGAAACTAATCAGCCAACACTTAACATCGGTTACAACATGA
- the purM gene encoding phosphoribosylformylglycinamidine cyclo-ligase: protein MSDSNKVTYKDAGVDTEKGQEFVKRIKTNVASTHNKNVLGGLGGFAACYDVSFLKSYNEPILLSGTDGVGTKLQIARLLDIHDTVGIDLVAMCVNDILVNGGKPLFFQDYIACGKLFLPRMEAIVSGIVKGCTLADCALVGGETAEHPGVMPDDEYDLAGFVVGVVEKQKMIDGRSIKAGDSIIGLGSSGPHSNGFSLIRKLLLKDGKLPTSSTDLDFLKDHVFQPTKIYVRTILSLIEKFPIKGMVHITGGGFYENIPRVLPAGIGAEINLIPESYVFSKLEKDHSLDRHDMYGTFNMGVGYIIVVDPSQVDSVLAELETLGESASLIGKTDSTGKISIK, encoded by the coding sequence ATGTCTGATTCAAATAAAGTTACATACAAAGATGCCGGTGTTGATACCGAAAAAGGACAAGAGTTTGTAAAAAGAATCAAAACAAATGTAGCCTCTACTCATAACAAAAATGTGTTGGGTGGTCTTGGCGGATTTGCGGCATGTTACGATGTTAGTTTTTTAAAATCTTATAACGAACCCATCCTTTTGTCTGGCACAGACGGAGTTGGAACTAAACTTCAAATCGCTCGTTTGTTGGACATTCACGACACAGTTGGAATTGATTTGGTTGCGATGTGTGTAAATGATATTCTTGTGAATGGTGGAAAACCATTGTTCTTTCAGGATTATATTGCTTGTGGTAAACTCTTTTTGCCTCGAATGGAAGCCATTGTGTCTGGAATTGTTAAAGGTTGTACTTTAGCTGATTGTGCATTGGTCGGTGGTGAAACTGCAGAACATCCAGGTGTTATGCCAGATGATGAATATGATTTAGCAGGATTTGTTGTTGGTGTTGTTGAAAAACAAAAGATGATTGATGGTCGTTCGATCAAAGCTGGTGATTCTATTATTGGTTTGGGGTCTTCTGGTCCACATAGTAATGGTTTTTCACTCATTCGCAAGTTGTTACTAAAAGATGGAAAGTTGCCAACTTCATCGACTGATTTAGATTTTTTGAAAGACCATGTGTTCCAACCAACTAAAATTTATGTAAGAACAATTCTGTCTTTAATCGAAAAATTTCCCATTAAAGGTATGGTTCATATCACTGGTGGTGGTTTTTACGAAAACATTCCTCGGGTATTACCGGCAGGAATTGGCGCAGAGATTAATTTGATTCCGGAATCTTATGTTTTCTCGAAGTTAGAAAAAGATCACAGTTTGGATCGTCATGATATGTATGGAACCTTTAATATGGGTGTAGGATATATTATAGTTGTAGATCCATCACAGGTAGATTCTGTTCTTGCAGAGTTAGAAACACTTGGTGAGTCTGCTTCTTTAATAGGAAAAACAGATTCTACAGGAAAAATTTCAATTAAGTAG
- a CDS encoding response regulator, with amino-acid sequence MARILTVDDAPAVLKILNLVLTAEGHEVASANNGMEALQKIESTGFDIGIFDVNMPGMTGIELTEKALKTENGKSMKIVMLTTESSDEMKNKGKAAGAVGWLVKPFANESLLKLISQLV; translated from the coding sequence ATGGCTAGAATATTAACAGTAGATGATGCACCAGCAGTTTTGAAGATCTTAAACTTGGTGTTAACAGCAGAAGGTCACGAAGTTGCCTCCGCAAACAACGGAATGGAGGCATTGCAAAAGATAGAATCAACTGGATTCGATATTGGAATCTTTGACGTCAACATGCCAGGGATGACAGGCATTGAATTAACTGAAAAAGCATTAAAAACAGAAAACGGGAAATCCATGAAAATTGTCATGTTGACCACCGAATCTAGTGACGAAATGAAAAACAAAGGTAAAGCTGCTGGTGCTGTTGGATGGCTTGTAAAACCATTTGCAAATGAATCACTACTTAAATTAATTTCACAACTTGTATAA
- the murI gene encoding glutamate racemase: MNSRGRYKIGIFDSGLGGLSVLRTLWKETSNIDYIYFGDLINSPYGQKSKSEVLELSKNAFEYLIEKDCEAVLFACNTATSAAADFLRAKHSVPIFGMEPALKPAVSQNPGVKIAVFATDLTLKEEKFKNLVSGFPAGTEILPVPCEGLAKLIDKDLWEDAWNLFDSKIKTVVNDSDIFVLGCTHYIFLKERILYNYPKVKVYDGNLGTTLHMKRILNLPDFQENKNQLDILLNTSDSDYVHLAGRIAKTITPNHTLSLINTTTGKLHV, encoded by the coding sequence ATGAATTCTCGCGGAAGATATAAAATAGGTATTTTCGATTCGGGTCTGGGTGGACTTTCTGTCCTCCGGACATTGTGGAAAGAAACTTCCAATATTGATTACATCTATTTTGGCGATTTAATAAATTCTCCTTACGGACAAAAATCCAAATCAGAAGTTTTGGAACTTTCAAAAAATGCTTTTGAATATCTAATAGAGAAAGATTGTGAAGCTGTTTTGTTCGCTTGTAATACGGCGACATCAGCTGCTGCCGATTTCCTTCGAGCTAAACATTCGGTCCCTATTTTTGGAATGGAACCTGCTTTAAAACCAGCGGTGAGTCAAAACCCTGGGGTCAAAATTGCTGTGTTTGCAACGGATCTTACATTAAAAGAAGAGAAGTTCAAAAACTTAGTTTCTGGATTTCCCGCGGGAACAGAAATACTTCCTGTCCCATGTGAGGGACTTGCAAAATTAATTGATAAAGATCTTTGGGAAGATGCTTGGAATTTGTTTGATTCTAAAATCAAAACCGTAGTAAATGATTCCGATATTTTTGTGTTAGGTTGTACACATTATATTTTTCTGAAAGAAAGAATTCTTTATAATTATCCAAAAGTAAAAGTTTACGATGGAAATTTGGGAACTACACTCCATATGAAACGAATTCTAAATCTGCCAGATTTTCAAGAGAATAAAAACCAATTAGATATCCTCTTGAATACTTCTGATTCTGATTATGTTCATCTCGCTGGAAGGATTGCAAAAACGATCACTCCCAATCATACCCTTTCCCTTATTAATACCACTACAGGAAAACTCCATGTCTGA
- a CDS encoding pyridoxal phosphate-dependent aminotransferase, with translation MRRNIVHSGADALIYEIRQIVALAKQIEAMGIGITWENIGDPIQKGESIPEWMKDIVSGLVAQNKSWAYTATQGDETTRKFLATKVNERGGAQITSEDILFFNGLGDAVAKIFGFMRREARILGPSPAYSTLSSAEAAHSGYEHLTYELNPDNDWMPDLEDIENKVKYNDSIAGILLINPDNPTGAVYPKEVMREIVKICEKYDIILICDETYAHVNYSEWGSIHLSEVIGDKVCGFALRSISKEFPWPGARCGWLEVFNRKNDPTFERYIKSLLDAKMLEVCSTTLPQLSIPLVYSHPEFLNHLKFRNQKFKKRAEKATTLLSGIPGVKVIQPKGAFYLTVLFEDGALKPHMTLPISNTKVRDFVAPLMDKAALDRRFVLHLLASAGICVVPLSSFCCNRNGFRVTLLEEDEAKFEWIYTTLAENIGKYLAS, from the coding sequence ATGAGAAGAAATATAGTCCACTCGGGTGCTGATGCACTCATTTATGAAATCCGCCAGATTGTCGCCCTTGCCAAACAAATTGAGGCTATGGGAATCGGCATTACTTGGGAAAATATTGGAGACCCAATCCAAAAGGGAGAATCCATCCCCGAATGGATGAAAGACATCGTCAGTGGACTTGTCGCCCAAAACAAATCTTGGGCCTATACGGCAACACAAGGGGATGAAACTACTCGTAAATTTTTAGCAACAAAGGTCAATGAAAGGGGTGGGGCTCAAATCACTTCCGAGGATATTTTATTTTTTAACGGCCTCGGTGATGCAGTTGCAAAAATATTTGGATTTATGAGAAGAGAGGCAAGGATCCTTGGACCTTCTCCCGCCTACTCGACGTTATCTTCTGCTGAAGCGGCTCATTCCGGCTACGAACATCTAACTTATGAATTAAATCCCGATAACGACTGGATGCCTGATTTAGAAGACATTGAAAATAAAGTAAAATACAATGATTCGATTGCAGGGATTCTTCTCATCAATCCAGACAATCCTACTGGTGCGGTATATCCAAAAGAAGTGATGAGAGAGATTGTTAAAATTTGCGAAAAATATGACATTATCTTAATTTGCGATGAAACCTATGCTCATGTTAATTATTCAGAATGGGGTAGTATCCATTTGTCTGAAGTGATTGGAGACAAAGTTTGTGGTTTTGCACTTAGATCGATTTCGAAAGAATTTCCGTGGCCTGGTGCTCGATGTGGATGGCTTGAGGTATTCAATCGTAAAAACGATCCAACTTTCGAAAGATACATTAAATCTTTGTTAGATGCTAAAATGTTGGAAGTTTGTTCTACAACGCTACCACAACTTTCGATTCCACTGGTTTATTCTCATCCCGAATTTTTAAACCATTTAAAGTTTAGAAATCAAAAGTTTAAAAAACGTGCAGAGAAGGCAACGACCTTGCTTTCCGGTATCCCTGGGGTCAAAGTCATCCAACCAAAGGGTGCTTTTTATTTAACCGTTTTATTTGAAGATGGGGCTTTAAAACCACATATGACTCTTCCCATATCAAATACTAAGGTTCGTGATTTTGTGGCACCACTTATGGACAAAGCTGCACTTGATAGACGGTTCGTTTTGCATTTGTTAGCTTCTGCTGGAATTTGTGTGGTTCCGCTTAGTTCCTTTTGTTGTAATCGGAATGGATTCCGAGTCACCTTACTTGAAGAAGACGAAGCAAAGTTCGAATGGATTTACACAACTCTTGCGGAAAATATAGGAAAGTATTTAGCATCTTAA
- a CDS encoding sensor histidine kinase, translated as MIPHCLLLESIHTNSLVDSLKEIGYTFERVNHFEEVSRSLEQGKFHFLIFHISDVENEDIQKTLAEVTKNFPHTLIILITDTTKWDVAASLLKQHKVYDFIQTPIETVHLQFTLDRSLQYLLTKLKSQFINEAENHLYKRMVEIFDWKKSLTHKDNENIAADIIHQMNINLFQGSGIGTLMSVVSILTSKSKLDSEGNHYLVPKPVMDLLSENYDAAKSMFESMSISQSVIDDESVVETKESPTKLLSIIEKETEILSEALTIKSQKINLSQIPTSVTGKKIHFDEIKLSYVIREIFLNAIKYSREKDTIYLIFFHKENFLELKIINPAYQNNDGTNGIPEKLESFVFEPFFRISSVVDDSYAKFEQFRFGLGLPLVKKIMDQHQANVQIYNIENNFRNENTKDICLTIRFPLIEEEK; from the coding sequence ATGATTCCGCATTGTTTATTACTAGAAAGTATTCATACAAATTCTCTTGTAGATTCATTAAAAGAAATTGGTTACACTTTTGAAAGAGTCAATCATTTTGAAGAAGTTTCCCGGTCTCTTGAACAAGGTAAATTCCATTTTCTAATTTTTCATATCTCGGATGTAGAAAATGAAGATATCCAGAAAACACTTGCTGAGGTTACCAAAAATTTCCCACATACACTCATTATCCTCATTACTGATACAACCAAATGGGATGTTGCTGCTTCTTTATTAAAACAACATAAGGTCTATGATTTCATCCAAACACCTATAGAAACAGTGCATCTCCAGTTTACACTGGACCGTTCCCTTCAATATTTACTTACAAAACTAAAGTCTCAATTTATTAACGAAGCAGAAAATCATCTTTATAAACGGATGGTGGAAATCTTCGACTGGAAAAAATCACTAACTCATAAAGATAACGAAAACATAGCCGCTGATATCATCCATCAAATGAATATTAACTTATTTCAAGGAAGTGGAATTGGAACTCTTATGAGTGTTGTCAGTATTCTTACTTCAAAAAGTAAATTGGATTCGGAAGGAAACCATTATCTTGTTCCAAAACCTGTAATGGATTTATTATCCGAAAATTATGACGCAGCCAAAAGTATGTTTGAAAGTATGTCCATTTCTCAATCAGTCATTGACGATGAAAGTGTTGTAGAAACAAAGGAATCACCAACAAAATTACTTTCTATCATAGAAAAAGAAACGGAAATACTATCTGAAGCGCTTACAATCAAATCACAAAAGATAAACCTAAGCCAAATTCCAACATCTGTTACTGGAAAAAAAATTCACTTTGATGAAATTAAACTCTCTTACGTAATTCGCGAAATTTTTCTTAACGCAATCAAATATTCAAGAGAGAAAGATACGATTTATCTAATTTTCTTTCACAAAGAAAACTTTTTGGAATTAAAAATAATCAATCCCGCCTATCAAAATAATGACGGAACAAATGGAATTCCAGAAAAACTTGAATCCTTTGTCTTCGAACCTTTTTTTAGGATTTCCTCTGTTGTTGATGATAGTTATGCTAAATTTGAACAATTCCGATTTGGCCTCGGGTTACCATTAGTCAAAAAAATCATGGATCAACATCAGGCAAATGTACAGATCTATAATATAGAGAACAACTTCAGAAATGAAAACACAAAAGATATATGTTTAACAATTCGATTCCCATTAATAGAAGAGGAGAAATAA